In Allomuricauda ruestringensis DSM 13258, the following proteins share a genomic window:
- the proS gene encoding proline--tRNA ligase — MGKKLTSRAEDYSKWYNELVVKSDLAENSGVRGCMVIKPYGYAIWEKMQGQLDKMFKETGHENAYFPLFIPKSYLSKEASHVEGFAKECAVVTHYRLKNAEDGSGIVVDEDAKLEEELIVRPTSETIIWDTYRRWIQSYRDLPLKINQWANVVRWEMRTRLFLRTAEFLWQEGHTAHATKEEALEEAELMMDIYAEFAEKYMGVPVIKGTKSESERFAGAEETYCIEALMQDGKALQAGTSHFLGQNFAKAFDVKFANKEGGQEYVWATSWGVSTRLMGALVMTHSDDNGLVLPPKLAPIQVVIVPIYKGLDQLDAISEKVNPLVKELRDKGVTVKYDTRDTHKPGFKFNEYELKGVPVRLAVGQRDLANGTFEVARRDTLSKEIVNADEVVDKVVSLMDEIQENIFNKALDYRKNHITKVDSYDEFKKIIEEKGGFVSAHWDGTTETEDRIKEETKATIRCIPLHAKKEEGKCIVTGKPSVQRVLFAKAY; from the coding sequence ATGGGTAAAAAGTTAACGAGTAGAGCGGAAGATTACTCCAAATGGTATAATGAACTGGTCGTAAAGTCAGATTTGGCTGAAAACTCGGGAGTTAGAGGGTGTATGGTGATAAAACCCTACGGGTATGCCATCTGGGAAAAAATGCAGGGGCAGTTGGACAAAATGTTCAAGGAGACAGGCCATGAGAATGCCTATTTTCCGTTGTTCATACCAAAATCGTACTTGAGTAAGGAGGCCAGTCACGTAGAAGGTTTTGCCAAGGAATGTGCGGTTGTTACCCATTACCGATTGAAGAATGCTGAGGATGGAAGTGGTATTGTGGTGGATGAGGATGCAAAATTGGAAGAAGAGCTGATTGTTCGCCCCACATCCGAAACCATTATTTGGGATACATACAGGCGATGGATTCAATCTTACCGAGATCTTCCCTTAAAGATAAACCAATGGGCCAATGTGGTGCGTTGGGAAATGAGGACAAGGCTTTTTCTGAGGACTGCTGAGTTTTTATGGCAAGAAGGCCATACCGCACATGCCACAAAAGAAGAGGCTTTGGAAGAAGCGGAACTCATGATGGATATATATGCCGAATTTGCCGAAAAATACATGGGCGTTCCCGTGATCAAGGGTACAAAATCAGAGAGTGAACGATTTGCAGGTGCCGAAGAAACTTATTGTATTGAGGCATTGATGCAAGATGGAAAGGCCTTGCAAGCGGGTACTTCTCACTTTTTGGGTCAGAATTTTGCAAAAGCTTTTGATGTAAAGTTTGCCAACAAAGAAGGTGGGCAAGAGTATGTTTGGGCTACGTCGTGGGGTGTTTCCACAAGGTTGATGGGAGCTTTGGTTATGACCCACAGTGATGACAATGGTTTGGTATTGCCTCCTAAATTGGCGCCGATCCAAGTGGTAATCGTACCTATTTACAAAGGATTAGATCAATTGGATGCCATTTCTGAGAAAGTGAATCCGTTGGTAAAGGAATTGCGCGATAAAGGGGTTACCGTTAAATATGATACCAGAGACACGCATAAGCCAGGCTTTAAGTTCAATGAATATGAATTGAAAGGTGTGCCGGTGCGTTTGGCGGTAGGGCAACGCGATTTGGCAAATGGAACTTTTGAAGTGGCACGCAGGGATACCCTGTCCAAGGAAATTGTAAATGCCGATGAGGTTGTGGACAAGGTGGTTTCTCTGATGGATGAAATTCAAGAGAATATATTTAACAAGGCGTTGGATTATAGAAAAAACCATATCACCAAGGTGGATTCCTATGATGAGTTCAAAAAAATTATTGAGGAAAAAGGAGGTTTTGTTTCCGCGCATTGGGATGGAACAACGGAGACCGAAGATAGAATAAAAGAAGAGACCAAGGCCACGATTCGCTGTATTCCATTGCATGCAAAAAAAGAGGAAGGCAAGTGTATTGTAACAGGAAAACCATCTGTTCAGCGGGTGTTGTTTGCAAAGGCCTACTAG